The sequence AAAAGAAACCAAATCTAAATATTCATTTAAACCATCTCCGTTTGGCGAAATTCCTTTTTGAATATTACAGAAATTCTTTCCTAAAACTTGAATTTCCTTTGTATGTAAACAATTGTTTGCATCTGTAAAAATGATTTCGATGGAATTTATTTCTTGTAATAAATTTGAATAATCAGAAAGTTTAATTTTACTTCCTGTTTCTGAAATTGATGTGTTGTTAATCATCCACTGAAAGCTAGAAATATCAGATCCTGAAAAATTACTAGCCGTTACTTCTACAAAATATTCATCGTCTTTACAATACGGAAATAAATCAAATTTTAATTGCGGATAAACGACAACATCTAAAGTTACTTGCTGTGTACAATCTCCTGAATCTCTAGTAAATGTATATGTTTGAGAATTATATGGATCAAACTCAGGAGACCAAGTTCCTGAAATTCCATTGGTTGAAATGGTTGGTAAACTAAAGTTTAAATCGATTTCACAAAACGGTTCAACAGCATCGAAAGTTGGAGTCCGATCTATAATTATCGTCTTAGTAATCGTCTCTACACATTTAGTATCATTTGGAGTAAATGTATAAGTTTCGGTTTGGTTTGGATTAAAAATCGGACTCCATATCCCTTCTACTCCATTGTTAGAAATGGTTGGTATGGCTAAAATATTAGGAATTTTATCACAGAAAGGACCAATTTCATCAAATTCAGGAATTATGATAGGTTTTACTTCAATGGTAATTTCGTATGTTGGATGAATTGGATTATTTGGAGTAAACGTGTATGTTGTAGTTTCTTGATTGTTTGGTGCTGGTGACCAAGTTCCGCTAATTCCATCGATTGAAGTTTGAGGTAAAACTAAATCATCACCTTGACATATTAACTCATCTATTTCAAAAACAAGTACAGCCTCTGTAATAGATACATCATCTACAAGATAATATGCTTCGGCATAAGAACCTGAGCCAATAATCTGAAAATCTGTATCAGGAGAATCAAAAAAATTACCAATCATAAAAGCATCCAAATTTGGAGTTGTTGCAGTATATTGAAAAGATAATAATGTCCAATTATCTCTATCCATAATCGGGGAGCCAGTGTAATTTACATGAGGTTGTAATGGAATTGGTGTTATAATCGGATAAATGGGCACTGAATTGTTTATAAAAACAAGTCCAATGTTATTCATTCCAGCATTCGCATAACTTGTCAAACAAACATAAAACTCAATGTTATACATTTTACCAACCACTAATGGTTGAGATAATTTACCTCTAATATACTCTCGGTAATTACTCGTTAATGCAAGTCCATTTGTAAAAGCCAAGTAATTATTTCCTGTTCTTGGAGCTTGATTTGCTGTTTGCGGATTTAATGGGTGCATTTGACAACTAATAGCAACAGATGTACTATACGCATCTGTGGTTCCATGGCTTCCTGAAGACCAATTTGTAATTGGAATAGTTTGTCCACCATAGAACGAACAATTTAGATTTCCATTGACATCCTCAAAACTCGGATTTAGAACCAAATTTTGCTGTGCGTTTACTTGATAAAAGTAAAATACTGATAATAAAAGTAATAGTTTTTTCATAAGTTTTAATATGTTAACTGAATATAACCTGTAAATTGCTCACCGATATTGGTTTGAATTTGATAAAAATACGTTCCGCTTGGTAAATTTTCACCGTTTTTAGATTGACCATACCATTCGTTTTTATAATTCGAATTTTCATAAACCACATTTCCATATCGATTGAAAATTTTTATATCAACACTTCCAAAAAATGCTAAATCTAAATATTCGTTTAGACCATCACCGTTTGGTGAAATTCCTTTTTGAATTTTACATAGATTATTTCCATTAATTTCAATTTGTTTTATATACTCGCACCCATTTGCATCGGTAAAACTAAATTCAATAATATTCGAATCATTAATTAAATTTAGATAATCAATAAGATTAATTTTTGAATCAAATTTTTGAATTATACTGTTATTTATTTTCCATTGAATGTTCGAAATATCTGAGAATAAAAAATTATTAGAAACAATTTCTACAATGTATTTCTGATTATCACAAAAATGATGAATTTCAAAAATCAGTTGAGGATGAACGATAACATCCAGTGTGACTTGTTGTGTACAATTACCAGAATCTCTAGTAAATGTATAAGTTTGTGAATTATAAGGATCAAATTTAGGTGTCCAAGTACCTGAGATTCCATTTGAAGAAACAATAGGTAATTTAAAATTTAAATCAATATCACAAAATGGCGAAACAGCGTCAAAGATTGGCGTTTTATCAACTATTACAGTTATTTGAATTGGCTCAATACACTGAGAATCATTGGCAATAAAAGTATAGGTTGTGGTTTGTGTTGGATCAAAAGTCGGACTCCATGTTCCATCTATTCCGTTAATGGAAGTTGTTGGTAAATTTGTAAAATCAGGCAAGACATCACAATATGGTCCATAGGTTAGAAATTCTGGAATCAATCTTGGTTTTACAATAATTGTTTTTTGTATCTGTTCCAATAATGGATTATCTGGTGTAAATGTATATGTTGTAGTTTGTTGATTATTTAGAGCTGGTGACCAAGTACCAGTAACACCGTTATCTGAAATATTAGATAAAATAATTTCATCACCTTGACATATAGTTTCAGAAAAATTAAAAATCGGAATCAAAACATAAATATTAATATCATCATAAAGTAAATAGTTCACTTTATAATTTACTTGATCAATAAATTGAATATTTGTATTTTGATCTTCAAAAAAATTTCCAATTAAAAATGCATTTAAACCAGTAGTTGTCGGAGTATAAGAAAAAGACAACAAAGTCCAATTTTCTCTATCGATAATTGCTGAACCAGAATAATTTACATCGGGAATTTCTTGAATTATTTGAAATGTTGCATAATTTGGTTGATTATCATTTATAAACTTTAATCCAATATTATTTGTTCCAACACTTCCTTTGTTTTCTGATGCAACACAAACATAAAGTTCTATTTGATAAATAATTCCTGGTAATAGATTTTGAGATAACCTTCCTTTTAAATATTCTCGATATTTATTACCTTCAATATTTGAAAAAACACTCATTGCACCAACACAATTATTACCTGTTCTAGGTGTTTGATTAAAATCAAAAACATTAAAAACTCCTAATGGACAGGAAATATCAAAAAAAGAACTAACTACATCTGGTGTACCTTGAG comes from Flavobacterium sp. I3-2 and encodes:
- a CDS encoding gliding motility-associated C-terminal domain-containing protein, with protein sequence MKKLLLLILFFCLYQTNAQQNLVLNPSFEDLNSNMNCGTSLGINYTVTDWISGSQGTPDVVSSFFDISCPLGVFNVFDFNQTPRTGNNCVGAMSVFSNIEGNKYREYLKGRLSQNLLPGIIYQIELYVCVASENKGSVGTNNIGLKFINDNQPNYATFQIIQEIPDVNYSGSAIIDRENWTLLSFSYTPTTTGLNAFLIGNFFEDQNTNIQFIDQVNYKVNYLLYDDINIYVLIPIFNFSETICQGDEIILSNISDNGVTGTWSPALNNQQTTTYTFTPDNPLLEQIQKTIIVKPRLIPEFLTYGPYCDVLPDFTNLPTTSINGIDGTWSPTFDPTQTTTYTFIANDSQCIEPIQITVIVDKTPIFDAVSPFCDIDLNFKLPIVSSNGISGTWTPKFDPYNSQTYTFTRDSGNCTQQVTLDVIVHPQLIFEIHHFCDNQKYIVEIVSNNFLFSDISNIQWKINNSIIQKFDSKINLIDYLNLINDSNIIEFSFTDANGCEYIKQIEINGNNLCKIQKGISPNGDGLNEYLDLAFFGSVDIKIFNRYGNVVYENSNYKNEWYGQSKNGENLPSGTYFYQIQTNIGEQFTGYIQLTY
- a CDS encoding gliding motility-associated C-terminal domain-containing protein produces the protein MKKLLLLLSVFYFYQVNAQQNLVLNPSFEDVNGNLNCSFYGGQTIPITNWSSGSHGTTDAYSTSVAISCQMHPLNPQTANQAPRTGNNYLAFTNGLALTSNYREYIRGKLSQPLVVGKMYNIEFYVCLTSYANAGMNNIGLVFINNSVPIYPIITPIPLQPHVNYTGSPIMDRDNWTLLSFQYTATTPNLDAFMIGNFFDSPDTDFQIIGSGSYAEAYYLVDDVSITEAVLVFEIDELICQGDDLVLPQTSIDGISGTWSPAPNNQETTTYTFTPNNPIHPTYEITIEVKPIIIPEFDEIGPFCDKIPNILAIPTISNNGVEGIWSPIFNPNQTETYTFTPNDTKCVETITKTIIIDRTPTFDAVEPFCEIDLNFSLPTISTNGISGTWSPEFDPYNSQTYTFTRDSGDCTQQVTLDVVVYPQLKFDLFPYCKDDEYFVEVTASNFSGSDISSFQWMINNTSISETGSKIKLSDYSNLLQEINSIEIIFTDANNCLHTKEIQVLGKNFCNIQKGISPNGDGLNEYLDLVSFGGVDLKIFNRYGSVVYEKSNYKNEWHGQSKNGKELPNGTYFYQIQTNVGEQFTGYIQLTY